A segment of the Panicum hallii strain FIL2 chromosome 1, PHallii_v3.1, whole genome shotgun sequence genome:
CTGCTTGCCAGCAAAGATGAGCCTCTGCTGGTCCGGGGGGATGCCCTCCTTGTCCTGGATCTTGGCTTTGACATTGTCAATGGTGTCTAAGCTCTCCACCTCCAGGGTGATGGTCTTCCCAGTGAGGGTCTTAACAAAGATCTGCATCTGTTTCAGACAAATAGAATAATATCAGATTGATTGCAAATATGCGTATATGTAGAGATATGATTTGTATTTGAGCAAATTGAAATATAACATCACAAAAGTCCAGATGCTACATAGAGGACACAGATGTACTGATAACTACAACAGGATTTGTTTGAACAGACTAACATGATCAAACAAAGGATGGAAATAAGACAGACATGCCAAAAGTAGACAGCAcaataagttttgtccttccTAGCGACGACGGAAGGCGAGGAAACAAACGTGCAACAAACTAGTCTCATCGAAAGGGCTAGACTAAATTTAGGTAGAATCCATGGATTATGATGTCTCTGGAAGCATCAATGAGTAACAGCAGTCTTTGAGGTTTTATAGAATACAAAATCATACTGCGTTATAATCCCTAAACTAGCTTCATTGGCATAAAACGATTCCATTCAGAAATAAAATGACCTGATCCCCAAAATATACCAAATCATGTATTCCTAATCACAATAAACTCCATGATCAAACTAGTCTCATCTTCCATGATTCTCTGAAGCACTTATATAAAAGTGGAAACAGATAAAAGTATCACAGATCTACACAACATATATCACTACATTTACCTGTCCCAATACACCTATAAGATTGTACCAAAAACATGTCACGATACCAGGATCACTTATTTGCTAGAATCACAGGCCAAAAGCATGCCACGATACAAGTATCGGACCGGAATTGTAAGTAATTTGTGCATGAATATTAAAAAACAAGCAAATCGCAAATAACTGAGTCATCGAGAAACCCTAGGCTAGATCGGTTCAAACCGTAGAAATCGCATCGATCGGAGCAGCATCTCTACCAGATGCGGATCAGAGCAAGGAGCAAGGAACTGAGTCGATACCTTTGCAGGGGCGGAGATCTCTGCGGAGCGACGAGCCGGAGGCGTTCCTGGAAACCGCGACACGAGCGAACACGAGGAGATTGGGAACAGAACCTGGGTGGTCGGAATCTGATCTGAGCCTCGGCGTCGCGATGGGAGGGTATTTATGATTTGAGGGAGAGGCGGTCGCGGCGTGCCTTGGTGGTTAAGGTCAGCCCAGCCCGCCAGCCGGGTTGGACCACGACTCCTCCGCGTCGGTGTCGGTCGCTCGTGGCTGGCTTCCAGAATTCACGAGGAGGATCCGGTCCGGTCTCTTCCATCACAGCCGGGCCGTAGTTTTGATGGTCAGGCCCATGTTCTGTGATCCGAAGCCCACCAGCGCACAAACTCACGCGAGACGCGTCGCCGTTGGGCGGGCGTGCAGAGGGCCCCCAATTATAGATATGCTGTGTCCCCGGGGCCCCATCCAGCCAGAGCCCACGACGGTTGCGGCGACGCTGGCCCAGTTTCAAGTTGTCCCGAGCAGCGTGGACAGCAGCAGGGGGGCCGTTGGCGCTGTTGCCCGTTGGCAGCAGGGGGGCCCCCACTTCCATTCCTTCGTGCTAACGCTTCTGCCACGTTCATCCCCGGACCGAAACACTGTTCCTGGGGTTAACCACTTGGGCCCAGGAGCCCACCGCGCCGCccgtgccacctgaccctggCCATGCCCCGCTAGCGCGCCTGCGACTGCGAGCACCACCCGTGTCGTCTCCTAGCGGACGGCGTCGTTGATGACGACCCAGCAAGGAGTGATAGGGGCGGTTACGTGTAATCCACGTAATGGCATCATGACAAGCTGTCCAACGGCCCGGCGTGCCTGCTCGCGCTGCCGCACGTGGCACAGCTGTACGCTAGTGGAAACCAGCCCACGCCCCGTCGAGCAGCTGAGCTCGAGCCCCATTCACCCGGCTCTATCCGGCTAAGCATGGACCAGCGCGGTCGAGATTAAGCAAGCTAGCTAGCGCCAAAAGACACAAGGATGCCGCAGGTCCACAGCTATAATCTAAGAACGCTGTAGAAGCTTCTAATCCTGGCCGGAGCACTTCAGAAACGGAATGCTGGTTGCCGGTATACTAGCAGTCGTGTGTCTTTTAGGCCCTACCACATGCTTGCTTTGGATATGCTTGCTGCTGTCTACCTGTTGTGAGAACGGAACGGGCAGGGCCGGGGAGCCATCAGCAATCATGCATGGATGGAAGACTTGGTAATGACCGAGGCCGGCGAGAGGGAGCCTCGCCGCATGACATCTTTCAGGCGCAATGACGGGGAGGTTAGGCTGCCCTGGGAAAGCACCGTGCGGCGGTGGGGTTGCCTCCACATGAGGATGCGATCTGTCTTTGTTCTGCGTGCCCGGGCCCCAATCCGTGCGTCAAGCTTATCCTCTTATCCCGGCTGTGCAAACTGCGATGGCCAGAGCGAGCATGAGCGCACGGGAGGCGGCTGGATAGTGAATAGTGAACGTTACAGGGATGGGCAGATGGCGTTGGTCCTTCATTGGACTGACAAGGATTGTTGCGCCTAGTGTTGCCTCTCGATGGACGCAGCTCAGGTCCCAATCGTGTGCCCGGTAGCTGTAAAAGCTGTAGATCGTTGGAGAGGCGATCCATTCAGAGCTTCAGAGGCTCCAAGACTGTGCAATGGAAACTGAAAGGAGAAATCGTCTACGAAACCTTTGCCAACCGCTAGTTATCTGCCTGAGATCTATGCCAGCAAATTCCGGCGCCCATGCGGGATGAAATTTTGCCACGGCGTGCGTGTTTTCAGACGGCCGATATTGGACAAGATCCAGAAGACCGGAACCTGGGGCAAAAAACGAACGAGGCGCCGGACAAAAATGGTGAGCCGTGTCTGCTGACTGCTGAACTGACGCAGGCGCTGCTTTTCTAGCTCCCTACGCGCGCCCGTGAAGCCAGAACCGCACGCGCGCGGTTCTCTCTGACCACGCAACAGTTCACGATTCACGTACTGCTGATGGCTCCGTGGCTTCACGTATGTCTAGACGACTGGAAGCAACAGGCGCGCCCGAGGACGAAACGGTGTCACAGGGCGAACAGCGcgccaccgtccgccgccgcatCTGCAAGCTCTTGCCACCACTAGCTAGCTACCGGCGGAACGGCCAAACGGCCAagggagcaggcggccggcggccgcggtggGTGGAAGCTGGCCGGCGGGCGGGTGAGAGTTGAGACCCCCGTCCgcgagcgcgcggcgcggcctgTAGCTGTTTCGACTTTCGATGGGCACGGGAGTTTTGACGCCGCGCGCAGGCACGAGCGAGCACGACCCATGTGTGCGTTGTTCCTGGCTGGGGTGGACGGCGCACATGAGAAAAAGGGAGGGGCCGGGGCCTGCCCTGTCGTGTCGGGGCACCACTCATTGCTCGCGTCATGTGCCGCTTCACGGGCCATTCTTTATGCGTAAACACCTTGCCCCTTTCGGCCCCGGCGGCCCCATACTATACCCTAACCATGCGCCGAGGACGCGGAGAGTGCTTAGTATTTTGCTGAATCCGTTGACGCGTGTGtggtattttttttttgttggctGGCAGCTGTGCGCTACAGTAGCTTGCTACTCCGAGACAATGGCGCACAGTCTTTGCTTATGTGCATGCGTTAGAGGCTGATCGCGTTCACTGTCGTGAAACCGAAGGGAAGGGCTACCGATGCCTTGGATGCTACGGGAGGAGCTCAGGAGCGCTGGTGTATGGCGCAAACGGACGACCGGTCAAAAAAAAAAGGTGAGGGGGACGTTGCGGCGGTCGTGTGTACAGCTGGTGCCTCGTTGGACATGGATGTGGCAGCACCCCAGCAGCACGCTACGCGCCATCCTGGCGGTGGCAGGtgaaagcagcagcagcaccccAGCAGTAGCCGTGGATTGGTTGGTTCGGACCGGTCGCCAGGACACGGCGTAGtaataaataaatatacacGGTCAAATCACACCTGGACGTTGCAGCCCCACCTGGCGGACTCCGCTCAGCTCGCCACCCTCCGAGTAATGGCGCCAGTAATCCCACCAGACGCCAGTAATGGCGCGCGAAACCACCCACACCCTCCGCCCGAGGAGTCCATCCACCCATCCACCCACAAGCTCCAAACGCAATCACGTCACCACCCGGAAGTCTCCGGGCATTAACTCCAAATCCAGCGATTTCCCCCCTGAAAATAGCGCATTTTTTTTCGCATTACAGCCTTTTTGATGGCTACAAACAGGACAAGGCAGCCAACGGGCGGGCCCGCCCGTCAGGAAGGACCAAAGGCCCCTCCCCGTCACCAGCAAAGCTTAGCTGTAGCCTGCCCGCCCTTCCGTTACACCCACCCACCACGTCCCCGCCCGCTCCTTTTTCCGTGTCAACCTGGTGCTTCGGCCATCCACAGTAGTAGAGGCGTTCGGAGGGCGCGGGGGGCCCACGCGGCACTAACCGAGTCCACCTCAGCATGTGCTGCgggtgcggcgcggcggcctgGCGGAAAGGAAAGGCGGCTTCGCGCATCGCATCGCGGCCGCATATCTACCGCCTCCCCCCATTCCTCCGGCTCCCGGGCTCCGGCCGGTATAGCGAGACCGCGTATAAAAGAAGCCAAGATTATTAGCGAGCCCCAGGCCAAGAAACGCGTCAGAGTTTGGCTCTTGATCGGACGCCGGTGCAGGAGGgggggagagaggagagagagaggaggaggcggaggaagaggaagaggaagaggaagaggaggtgaGGTCAGGGGCTGAGAGGCAGCCAGCTGCTATACGGCCAGCCATGGCGGTCAGGGCCGGGTTCTTGCTCGCAGCCGCGGCGTGGGTGTGGCTATGGGCGGTGGCCGCCTCCGCCTTTGACGACGTGCCGACCGCCGCCTTCGACGAGCGGTTCTCGCCGCTGTTCGGCGACGGCAACCTCGTCCGCTCCTCCGACGACAGGAGCGTCCGCCTCCTGCTCGACCGCCGCTCCGGTACGTCGCGCCGGTGCATCTTCTTCCTCCCACGCTTTCCCGCCCCCTTTTCCGTTTACatccacacgcgcgcgcgcgcgtcgcgCGTGTGCTCCCCTCGCACACGAGTCTTACATGCCCTGTTCTTGCCGTTCATACGGTCTCTGTTCGTTCTGCGCAGGTTCCGGGTTCATGTCCTCGGACTACTACCTCCACGGCTTCTTCAGCGCCTCCATCAAGCTGCCCAAGGACTACACGGCCGGCGTCGTCGTCGCCTTCTACGTAAGCACTCCCAATCCAAGCTGCAGAAATTTCGATTCCATCTCGGAACATTCCTGCCCGAAGCAAGGTTTTTTACTAGTATAGTATCGTAGCGTATCCCTGCCGCTCTTTCGAGCCGTTGGTTCTTGCCTGGTCGCACGGCGCGTCAACACGGATTCGGCAaccgccgccgcggctgccgAAACCGGCGAGCCATCGCAAGTTGCGGGTGCGCCCATGTCCTGCGCCGCAGAGCAAGGCAATAGCGCGACCCACGTGGGGTGTTTGGACTTTGGAGCCCAGAAGAAAGGCTGCGCCGCCTGCCCCGGGGAATAAATGTTCCCGCTCCAGTCAGTCAGTCATTCGCGCCCTGATTGATTATTAGGCGCACCAGGAAAAATAGTTAATGCTGCTGAATTAGTAGTACTCCATGTTTGGTCAAGTTTCTATTCACACGCCAGGGGTTGCAGTGGATGATGTTCTTGTGGTAGATGGAATATCCAACTGCTCTGTAGTTGCTGGAGCTTGCAACGTACAGTACAGAGATTCCAGCTAACACATGACTTGCATTTTCAGTGGTCATGACTTCCATCCTTGCTTGTCTTTGATGGAGCATCTCAGCATCAGTGTGTATTGTTTGTGAAATTCTGCTTCTGCTGCTGCAGCTGTCGAACGGGGACGTGTACGAGAAGACGCACGACGAGCTGGACTTCGAGTTCTTGGGCAGCCGGTGGGGCGGGCAGTGGCGCGTGCAGACCAACGTCTACGGCAACGGCAGCACCAGCCACGGGCGCGAGGAGCGCTACCTCCTTCCCTTCGACCCCACCCTCGAGGCCCACCGCTACTCTGTCCTCTGGGCTCCCACCCACATCATGTAAGCAACCAATCACCATCGCGCTAGTACGCTACTGCACGTACAGAGCGCGACGCACATTCCGGTGTCAATTGATTCCGGCCGGGCGAGCAGGAAAAACTGATCAGTGGGTTTCGTTTGCTCGTGCAGCTTCTACATCGACGGCACGCCGATCCGGGAGGTGATCCGGCACCCGGACATGGGCGGCGACTTCCCGGCGAAGCCGATGGCGTTGTACGCCACCATCTGGGACGGCTCCGCGTGGGCCACGGAGGGCGGCAAGTACAAGGTCAACTACAAGTACGCGCCGTTCGCGTCCGAGTTCTCCGACCTCGCCGTCGTCGGCCCCCGCGCCGACCCGGTGCTCCGCGCcccgcgcggcgccggcgacgaccAGGACCTGCTGGGGCTGATGACGGCCGACTACGCCGTCATGACGCCGCAGAAGCGCGCCGCCATGCGCGCGTTCAGGGCGCGGCACATGACGTACACGGTGTGCTACGACGCCGTGCGGTATGCGTCGGGCCCGTTCCCGGAGTGCGACAACTCGGACGAGGAGCGCGAGAACTTCTCGGCCTGGGGCGAGTCCAAGACCGTCGTCATGAGGCcgcgcgcccgcggccgccgccgggggcgcaaggccggcgccggcgccaggGGGCGCGCCGACGTGGCGAGCAGCTGAGATCGAAAGCAGTTACGATCGGGTTGCGAAAGCTGTTGGCACGGCGGTGGCAGATGCATGATCAATTGATCCGGGACTGTAATTCGATTTACCTTTTTGGGGGTGTCCGTTGCAGATGCAGGTTGTAAAGGTAGGTGTAGGGACTAGTAGGGATTAATGCGTTATGATTATTCTTTGATTCCTTGGGTGGCAGCTAATAATAATTATATGATCGAACTCGTTAACGTTATGAGCTTGGGATCGAGCCCTACAAAAAGATTTTCGAGCAGCATACGAATGGTCAATCACGGGGTTTGGTGTTTGTGTTGGTGGCGATCCTTTCTAGCAACGGACATGAAGGTGACGGTGCCAACTGGAGGGGTTGGTGTCTTGTGGCTCGATCCGTTCCGCTCTTTCAAATCAGTCGTTCCCGTATGCCCCTCCCGTCGAATCGATCACAGCTGTAGCGTTTGGACACTGGGCTGGTGGCTGGTGCCGTTGTTCACTTGTTCCAGAGAGGGTGGATGGGTCGATCGAACACATGGCTTGGGTGTGGAGCCTTGTACTTGCCATGTAACGCTAGCGTGCATGGTACCAGCACCCACCAGCACGATCGCCAGAGAATTAACCTGCTCCTGTGTCTCTTCTGCTCGTCCCTGCATCCTCGCCCTCCTTTTTGTGCCGGCCACTCGGGGATGGCATGGCTTGCTGCTGAATCTTTTCTGCCTAGGATCGGATCCGTGAATGTCACGAGCAACATCCTTCCCTTTTTATCAGGCTTCGTACTCGAGTAGAGCTTCGGACTTACTGTGGCAGAAGAAATGTACAGTCTCGATGTATGTACTGGCGCTGATCCATAATATAAGCCCGGGTGCATTTTATCACCACGGCAGCCCCTCCCTCGAGGTGTTGCGCAAACTATGTAAAATGAGTTAGAATTGCATTTCGTGTAAAGTGGCATACCATCATAGCTTAAAAAATCGTAGTATTTTGATAGTAGTTTAATTAAAGTCTACTATATTACAATAAAACTTTAATGATCCGGAGTTAATAATTAATAATTTTATGGATCAGACAGAGATAAAAAAGGATCCTAGGCTTATATTCCGATGCCTTTTAAACAGGAGACACGGATAGTATGACAAAAGACAGTGTGGTGTTTTGAACTTGTGATCAAATCGGGAATAATACAAGCCCGCGCGCTACCGGCTATCAATCCTTCGCAGAAGACCCAGCACAGAACACTTGTGCGCGCATCTAGCGGCCCAGCATTTAAAACCGGTCTCAACGGAGAGTGTTATCGTATAATTATCAAGATCAGTAACTTAGTAACCGTGCCGGAGGAGTGTTAGTCTAATCGCAATGGAGGATTTAATATCCCTATTTTCAAGAATACCACATCAGCTTAGAGGATGAATGAAACACTGTGTCTCAATGGAGAGTTTCGTTTCACTGTTTCCAAAGGTAACTAGtgtaattaaattaaatgctagttgatctagtGTGGCACAGGATCCCACGGCAGTCACAGTGGTCGTTTCACGCTATTTCCAACATCTTGGaaacgagttagcagagtgtGTGGGGATTAAACTGGTTCCTTCTCTTTCCTCGTTAAATCAGTGCCACATCATAAAAAATGCTGATGTGTTATGGTAATTAATGCCACAAAACTCGCCATGAAACCtccattgtgattagccttaGGGTGATGATACTCCTCTCGTATTTTATGAaactctctctcctctctcctcaTAAATAACTATGCTATATTAGTAAATTTAAGTGATATGGTATGACATTTAATACTCATGATATTCCTATAACATTTGGGCAATTTTGCTACTGGACACTCTACAATGTCGTTTTCTGCCACAGGACATTACTCAATCCTGCCTTTGCTGCTGGACACCCTTTAAACGTGCATATTTGCCAATAGACACCGCAGCGATTATAATATTTATTTTGAGAAAAATGGAGGGAGAAAAAATTCTAAGTACCCAGACTACCCCTGTGCCAGCGGTTTCctcccgccaccgccccccccccccccgcggcgaAGCAtggcaggccgccgccgccaagcaGGGGCCCCCCGCCGGCGTGGCAGgccgccccccaccccccggGGGCGAAGCAATGCaggggcgccgccgccccccccccccccggcgcgccTGAGCAGGGGCtgcgccccgcccccgccgcggcaagcacgggcggccgcgcgctgagcaggggcgccgccgtcaacacccccccccccccgcggcgaAGCACGGCAAGGCGCCGCCGCCAAGCCGGAGCCCCCGTCGGCGCGGcaggccgccgcccccgccccccccccggGGCGAAGCAAGGCAGgggcgccgcccccccccccccccggcgcgcctgagcaggggcgccgccgtcatcccccccccccccccccccggcgaaGCACGGCAGGGCGCCGCCAAGCAGGGCCCCCCGCCGGCGCGGCAGGCCGCCGCGCggtggggggggggtggagggCTCTGCTggccgccggggggggggggctgccgctcggctgcccgcgcgcgcggggggATCGGGTGGCACACGGGTTTCGTTAGGACATGAACGAGGGTAGTTTGGGTATTTACGAACTTTTCTCCCTTCATTTTTCTTAAAATGAATATTATACTCACTGCAGTGTCCATCTGCAAAGTTGCATGCTTAAAAGGTGTCCAGCAACAAAGGCAAGATTGAGTGATGTCCTGTGGCAAAGAACGACATTATAGAGTGTCGTGTGGCAAAAATCCCCATAACATTTCCATTGGCATTAGAAGGGGGCCAACGGCCGAACAGTATAGGATTTCGTGCAAATGCATATTCAAATAAAAAGTACAATTATCTACATTAAGTTTCATTTGCATTATTGTGTTTTTATGGTGGGATCTTTGAAATTAGATCACACTTAACGATTTATAAATATTTTTTATGAACAATTTTATTTGTTCCAGAACATATGTTCCATAACGTTCTTTAAGACAATTTTGTTTCATTACGGGATTATATCATATAATAATGGAACATTTGTATTTCTTATTTACATAATTTTTCTTGGAATATTATTCTAGAACAATTGTTCAAGTTTCATAATGAAATTGTTCCAACTCTACTACCAAATTGTACCAACTATAAAATTATTAAATTATATTCAAGTTTGATCTTATTTCGAAGTTGGAACAATTGTTCAAAAGCTTCTATTTTTAAAGTTGGAACAATTATTCAAGTTTCATAATAAAATTGTTACAACTATAAAATCATTAAACTATACTAAAATTTAATCTTATTTCGAAGATCTCGTTATCAAAAACACAGTGATGCAATCAAAGTTTAATTTTGACTATTGATTTATGAACTATAACTTTTTCAAAAAAATCTAGATTGCATACATCAAGCGTGATTTTGTGTCCCATGGGCCTTAGGCCCTGCCCCTGCGCATGCAACTATATTTAGTTTTTTTTCAAACAATTTGAAATTTTACCAAACTTATACAAAAAATACCTATATTTATATCTCCAAATAAATTTAAATTAAAATATATTATATGATAAATCTAATAATACTTattttataacataaatatTAATACTATTTGGTATAAATTTAATCAAACTCGAAATTATTGGAAAGAGAGAATTGCATTCTTTTTGAACGGAGGGAGTAATTAATTAGGGCTCGAAGTGCTTCCGCGATACAAAGGATAATAGTCGAATAGTCGCAGGCGCTGCTCCGATTAGCACCCGATCAAACCGGGATGTCTATTCATAGCACGTGCGACTAGCCGTCGTATCATCGCATATATCCGTTGGAGATAACAATATTccagaataaaataaaatgtTGGAGATAACATTGTTCCAAAATATTTTTATGTTATTTtggaatattttattttattctaaaatattGCTATCTCCGGCGGATACGTGCGATGATACTATGGTTAGTCGCATGTATGATGAATAGACGTCCCCGTTCAAACGGCTTGTTTTGATGGCGGCAGATATGGGGCTGACTCAAGTTCCAACTAAGGCCTGATCTAGAGCCTTTACGGACTGAATCAAGCCCGCGACGAGATCTGCCCCATCTTAGGAGGCCTCACTGCACCTCAGAGATTTTCCTCATATGTGCACAGCACTTGGACAACCAACCAACACGGCGGCGGAACAGGTAGCCGCACcagcccgccgcgccgcgcacgAGGAGCTGCGGCGCGGGGTCCTCCTCCGTGCCCGCGCTAGGTTTTGCAACGAATCATCCTGAGATTCTCCGGTTGCCATGCACGATTGTCCACCACAACATCACCTTTCCCTTTTACCACTGCACACTAACACTGCAATTCGCTCGATGCTAAGATCTCCAAACAGTCCCAACGCTTGCGCTGGAGCGCTAGCGTCCGAGCTCGTCGTCAGGCCGCCCGTGCTCCTGCCCCTGCTCAGCACCGCATCTTATGTAGTTTCAGTTCAAAGGTACGCTGACgatgatggcggcggcggcggtggcaacAGGACAGCAATGGGAGCGACCGGGTGAGGCAGCTTTTTCTGCACAGCGATCTCAGGCTCctcaaagtgaaaaagggcgAGCCATCCCTCGCGGGACTGAAGAAGAATAAAGAACGAATGGACTGAAAATCATC
Coding sequences within it:
- the LOC112887646 gene encoding probable xyloglucan endotransglucosylase/hydrolase protein 30: MAVRAGFLLAAAAWVWLWAVAASAFDDVPTAAFDERFSPLFGDGNLVRSSDDRSVRLLLDRRSGSGFMSSDYYLHGFFSASIKLPKDYTAGVVVAFYLSNGDVYEKTHDELDFEFLGSRWGGQWRVQTNVYGNGSTSHGREERYLLPFDPTLEAHRYSVLWAPTHIIFYIDGTPIREVIRHPDMGGDFPAKPMALYATIWDGSAWATEGGKYKVNYKYAPFASEFSDLAVVGPRADPVLRAPRGAGDDQDLLGLMTADYAVMTPQKRAAMRAFRARHMTYTVCYDAVRYASGPFPECDNSDEERENFSAWGESKTVVMRPRARGRRRGRKAGAGARGRADVASS